Part of the Xiphophorus couchianus chromosome 8, X_couchianus-1.0, whole genome shotgun sequence genome is shown below.
AAAACTATTACGAGTGAAAGTACCGCGCCGTACCTTTACTTTTAGGtgagcaaaaatatgttgaagtgttgctactcttacttgaatacaATTTTTTGGCTACTCTAGCCACCTCTGCTAAAAAGTCCTGCAACAGAGCTGCTATTTATAAACTCTCCTCCAAGAATATGTAATTTGCTAAGATGTTGAGataaccccccccaaaaaaacctgttgtatgtatgtatatatatatatacagtatatatatatatatttttttttctcccctcaaCAAATAGTAGTTTTGAGAGTTCACCACATCATtccctctctgcctctcctGTGTGTGCAGAAAAGCCCCGTGTTGTGCATCGGAGAGGAACAGCCCAAAAACTGCTTCACTGAGCTGCAGGTGCTGAAAGGGCATTTTGACATCGTTCGATTTCTGGTGCAGATTGATGACTTCAGGTAAGCCGACCACAAACCTCCCCCACCGCCTCCCTCACCCTCCTTCCACTACCACCTTTTTCTCTAACCTCTCCACCCTTGGCTGGCCTCCATCCCTCTGTGATTGAAAGGAGATCCTCACCTACTGCAAACTTCCAGAGCATGACAAGAGGCCCATCATCACCAGATAGCGATTGTGCGCGCAGTAGACTTCTAATGCCGACCGCGCACGCAGATAGAACGCCGCTGGTCTctctttgtgaaaataaaaatacaacaaaaaaacaaacaaaaagaggcCAAGCAGCAGGCCGGCATGCTACACTGGGTCAGCATAAGTGGTCAGATGGGGATTTATAACGGAGCTAAGCAAGTGTGTATGTGTCAGGAGGTGGGGGTCGCTTTACGCCTGGACTCCTGCGGTAATAATCTCCTCCTCGGGGGCCTGAAGGCTCGCggtcgtgtgtgtgtggggggggcaAAGGCCAGAAAATTTCCTCCAGATTGCTTTTGAAAGTCCCAGAAATATATCCTCAACAGTTCCTCTCTTTTCATTTAATCTCTTGTTTCATCAGCTCATcctgtgttgatttttttcttcttcttctccttctttgaAAGAAAGACGGTTCGGGGTCAGAGGGCGAGTCGAGTCGATAAGTCCGACGTTCTGTTGGGTTTCCCGACTTTAAGGCGGTGTGGAAACGATCCCCTTACGCAGGGCGGGGAGCCGAGGCGCACCAAGCCGCGCCGCTGATcgcttttttttaatattccagGTTTGCTTCGGCGGGGGACGACGGCCTGGTGCTGGTGTGGAACGTCGAGGTAACGACCCGCAGTCCGAATGAAATATCGGCGACAGTAAATCACAGAGTCCTGCCGAACTATTCACACCTCTAGAACCTTCAGCGCTTGGTTTGTGTAGCAGCCACATCCTGAAAATCCTCTACATATAGTCATGCTTTTATGTaaggcacatttcagcaacaagacggTTTAAAATCTTTCACATCGTAAAAACCTAATACACCGACCAGTTTTGAAGCTAGcaataaacatttcaatttgTCAAATGCCTTCATCAAAACACATCAGTTATGTTGATCAATTTTCCAGTTATTAAGGatcaaaggcagctctaaacaggtgaTAGTTTTAGCCTTGACTTgtaggaactcagtgtttcggctgttttacagttttctggaagcttgttCCACATTTCTGATGCATAGAAGCTAAAAGCTGCTTCTCGACGtcttaaagtctattctctgacctacagggagccagtgtgaggactttagaactggtgtGATGTGCTCTGTCtccctggttttagtcagaaagggagcagcagcattttggatcagctgcatgtgtctgatttttttatttatttattttgaggcAGACTTGtgaagaaaatacaataaatgcagTAAAGATAAACGtgtggatgagtttctctagatcttgccgggaaattatttctttaatccAGGAAATGTACTTaaggtgacagaaggccgagttcgggtcagagtccatcactgcTCCCAGGTTTTGGGCCTGATTGCTGCTTTCTAGCTATAATGACTGAAGCTGCGTGATGCAGTTGATTGACATTTTCACACTACATAACATTCCTGAGGTCTTCCGTCTGGATTTAAGATCCGTCACAGTATCAACCTGCACTGCTTATGGGTTTTTAACTACATTGTTTTAGCTACAGGCTCTGGATCTTGGAATAAATGGATTTAATATCTGCATTTGATATTGTGTagtatgatgttttaattttgaggGTATGCCCTTTCCTGGTTCATATCCTACCAGACAGAACATTCTGTATATTCTGTGTGTGCAAACCTCCAATGTTCCGCTAAAGTCgaacaaacacaatttcacaattgcagagtttccataaaaaaaaaaagaaatgcaattagAATCacataagtttgttcacgtgataagtcataaaaaaaaaacatgccgccccgtcatcatcctcctaccacttcctgtcgtcttcttcgtctttcTCGTAACTGATtacatctggctgttgatcatgtgactcatgtgacgcgaaaaaagtgttttttgtcgCAGGTTTGCAGAAAACCCACTAACTTTGATGTAGCTGAAAAACCTCATCTTCCCAGCTACTAAGTCTAAAAACAAATGAGATTAAGATTAAGCAAATCTTTTTCCGAAATGTGAAATCACACAATTTTaagcttaatggaaacgcagcttacATTATTCAGGAAAATTTCAACTCTTCCTCCGTTTCCCTTTATCGTGGAGTCCCACAAGGCCCAGTTTTCACCCCTCACCTTTTTTCATTATACCTACTTCCATGGAGCCTTAAGAAAGCACAAATATTCTTGTCATCTTTATGCTGATGACTGTTAGTTAtatgttcttttgaaaaaaaaaagaaaatataaaatattccaCCACTACTGTTCGGCCGCGGAGTTCATTTGCAGAAAtggcataaaaacaaagaaaaaatgccTTCAGATACAAAAtacctctttctttttttttccagctaatGTTTTGTTAACATACATTAAGGTTGTACCATAACCGAATGTGGAACGGCTGAAATGGTAAGAATACGTCTCTAAGTGTGtcatcattgttgtttttggtctgaTTTAGACAGGAGAGCGGCTGCAGGAGCTGAGAGGACACTCCCAGCAGATCACAGCCATCAGCACCTTCTCCTGCGGCGACGGCTTCACGTTGCTCATCACCGCCTCCTCAGACCGGAGCCTCAGTGTATCCTCCAGGCCCGCACAGTCGCACAAAGCCTCCTTCACGTCGCCGTTGTTCACGCTCCTTGACTCTGCTGTCAGCTGTGGGATCCTGACACAGGAAACCGAGTGCAGACCATTTCAGACCTGCAGTCTTCTGTGAAGGTACCTGGAAGAGATTCGATAAAAGTGTTTGTGCTTAGCGGGCGCGCCGCTGTGGAGTCAAAAGTCACAACGCGGAGAGCAAAATATCAACTAAATGAGTTAAAAACGGACAGAAAACACAATAGATGGAGGGGAAAATAGTTTCAACGAAACAAATGTCCAATCTAATGGATTGTAAGCTCTTATaagttaaaagcattttttatttgacttccAGTATTAGTACAAGGAAGCCACAATAAAACTTGCTAAGGATTGAGATGAACATCTGACCAACTTCAACTTAATCTGTAATCGTTAAGCTTTTAGTCACCTGAGCagctgtaaaaatgtaacatttagcaCTAGGGGGCAGTGTTCTAAACAGCCCACCACTGGTTTAGACCGCCTGGAAATCTTAGAGCCGCTCACTTTTGATAACTTCTCAGGCTTTAGCAAAACTCTCCACCCAGAGggcataaaaaactaaatttctcTCACACAGTGCCTGTGGTTAACAGAAAAGCTGCTTTTGCGTTTCAAGAAGAGTCGAGAACCAAACTGAACTTAAAACAGACGGACCCTGGAACTGCTCGCTGAAATTGACTGTCTAGTGAATTTTCCCCCAGCTATTATTTAAGGTTAAAACCTgtaattgcctttttttttttttcttgattgcaGATGAAGGTTAATTGCATCACGCACAGGTTAATTATATTTCTCATCCCTGCAGATGTTCTCTGTGCGTCTTTGGGGTATGTTTCCTGCTCTgatctctctccctctgtgtgtgtgtgtgtgtgtgtgtcagtgtttgCTGGTGCTGGAGCGGCTGTCTGTGTGGCTCTCCGGCGGGCAGGAGTTGTGCGTTTGGGACAAAGACTTCCAGCTGCTGTGTCACAGACAAAAGCACAGCGACACCGGTGAGAGCAAACgaaagacaatttaaaaaaaacgtgGCTGAGGAAACGTCGTCCGTTTTGTTGCACCAACAACCGGTTGCCTATGATACCGCTGGTTGAGAGTACACCAGTGAATGTTTTGGTGTTATTGCAGGAGTCGCTGCTCTGGTAGAACTGCCAAAGAACTGCGTGGCAGCCGCTGTGGATAAAGAGATAGGTGACTGAAGGAGTTGGGTCATGTGTTGTGACGATGCGTCAAAGTTGCTGTGAATGATTGAGTCTCTCTTCCACGCAGTGATCTACAGATTGACCGTGTCATCGGATTCGTCTGTGTTGCTGGATGAGATCTCGCGCTGTTCTGATCACCACGACCAGATCCGAGCTCTCATCAACGTCAACGGTCAGCTTggtcgcaaaaaaaaaaacaatcaaactgtGAATATGCATTGAAGACGTACGGAAGCCGAGAGCGGTCGTATTCGGTTTTCTCAAATTATGAAGTTAATTATCTGTTTTCTGGAGATAACGAGTTAACTTCTTGTTAACAGGAGATAATGAGTTAGCCTCTGGCTTTCTAGCGACGAGttaatttccagtttttgaATTAACATGTTCGTTTCTCATTTTCTCGAGATAATGAGTTAATTGGTAAATTTCCCCTTTTCTTGAACTAACAATTTAACTTCTTGCTAACTCGAGATAATGAGTTAGCTTCCCGTTTCCTCAAGATGAGTTAATTTTCTGATGGTTTCCTCAAGATAGATTAATTTCCTGTTATCTTGagataaaaagttaattttccgTTTTCTTGAGATAAGTTAATTTGACAATTTCCTGATATCAGTTAATTGTCCGATGGTTTTCTCGAGATAACTAGTCAATTTCCCGTTTTCTTGACATAACGAGTTAACTTCTTGTTAGCCTCGAGATACTGAGCTCACTTCCCGTTTTCTCGAGACAATGAGTTAATTCTTCCACGAGTTAATTTCCTGATGATTTTCTCGACAAGAAAGACGGAACGTTAACCCGCTCCCGCATTCCGTAAAGCTGAAACgtttcctgttttgcttttgtcttttggattatttttatttggagaaTTTCTGGTTTCTCGTCCCCCAGACGGGATGTTTGCCAGCGGCTCCCACTCGGGCGAGTTGATCCTGTGGGACTCGGCTAACTTTTGGAATGTGGCCTACGAGCACATCCTGTGGGAGGAGTCTCACCCCAGCAGCCAGACGGAAATCAGACTGGCCACTCCCAAGCCCAGTGAGATGTCCATCCAGCACCTGACCTCCAATGGGAGGGTGAGAGCAGCAGTTGCGGCAGTGCGCCATATTTCATGGAGGGGACGGTTTTCttgagtgagagagagaaaaacaaacaaaacaaagtgcttttattttgtagctgATCCTGGCGGCTGTGGGCAGTGGGCTGTATGTGTACGACGTTGTGTCCAAAGCTGTGGTGGCCTACAGGAAGGCCGCACACGACTCCAATGTGCTGCACACCATGCTGCTGTCTGACGGGTACAAAGCTGCACCTTGTCTTTGTTCattagtttattcatttattaattactATTATTGATACTTGGTTCAGTTATTGGTCTTCAGCCAAATGAgttatatgaataaatatgaaggCATTCCTGAAATGTAGATGAAGACTGAAAACGCATCAAACCATTACGCTGCTGAAATCAAGAggatttttgtttggtttaaagTGCAAGTATATTATTTCTAATATACTTCAAAACTAATTTGCAAGTATCACTTCAGCAaaatgtaggagcttgttttgggTCAGTAGttcttttatattcatttaaagAGTTAAAATACACGGTTGTAACTCCACCCCTGAACCCCTCTAACTGGAAttcaattgtttttaatatttgccctgatcttttatgtatttttttaacaaatgtttctcTCTTAATTCATAGTTTGTTACTTTAATTTTGAACCATGTCTGTTTACACCTGGAAAAGAGTTTATTATAGGCTTTGTACATAATGTTTATTATAGGCTCTACTAAATCATCAaatgttaaagtattttgtaagcatttaaatcaggggtgggcaatcctggtcctcgagggccggtctcctgcaacttttagatgtatctctactccaacacacctgagtcaaataatgaggtcattaacaggactctggagaacttgactgcacttaagaggtgattcaactattggattcaagtgtgttggaccagggagacatataagagttgcaggacaccggccctcgaggaccaggactGCCCACCCCTGATTAAATGAACATAGTGTAACACACTTTTTGGCCACACGAGGGAGCTGCTGCTCTAAACCTGTTTCATAGATTTGTAGCATCTGTGAAAATCAAGTTCAGGTTATTGGGACGTTTCTTCAATCAGTGATTAATACAGTCACAGGCACtttcttctgtaaaaaaaaacccaaacagaaatATATGTACAGAAGATCTGAAAGGTGTACACCAGATCATATTCTCGTGGGATTTTCTCCACATTTGCTCATATATGTCGTTTTACTAAAACCACAGTTTGCAGAGATTCTACAAAGGATCCAAAGGGTCTCAGTTTACAATCAGCCAGgagaaagaggggaaaaaatgtagaCAGTCATCAATGATGACTGGAATAGGAGAACAAACAGAACTGTTCTCGATGGCTGCGTGTGTTTGATGGTGTgtgacacttcctgtttcagtgaGCTGATGTCGTGCTCTGAAGACGGCAGCGTGAGGATGTGGGAGATCCAAGATTTACCTTTGGCTGCTGAACCTGCATCTGCaggttaacacacacacacacacacacacacacacacacaaagttgTATTTTCATGACTTGTGGGGACTTTACAgtgatttccattcattttctacagcccaaccctaaccctacccctAACCATCACATacctaacccctaaccctatAACAGCATTTCCCCTCATGGGGAACAAGAAAATGTCCCCATAAGGAGCGGTGGTCCCCACAACCTCACATTGTGGGCAGAAATAGGTCTCCACGAGGATGTAAAAACctggttcacacacacacacccacacacacaccatacaGAACACTTCATTTTAGCTCTGGTTTAAGTGTTACACAGTCCTTAAAGTTTTAGGGGGGACTAAAacccttttcagattttcattgcttaaaaatgtgaaattatgtcTTAATTTTTCTGCAACTTCCAGAAAAATGCTAAGTGATGCTAAACTGTCACAAATTCCcaaaaagttgaaatgttttgcagtACTATTGCAAAtaatcctttttgttttctaacaggGTTCTTTGGTATGTGGACGTTTGGACGGTCGAGCAAACAGCCCGGTCCTCAGTCAAAGAAGGTCCTGGAAATTCCCAACCTGAGGACGCTGGAGCTGACCGGAGATCTGATTGGACACTCGGGAGCGGTCCAGGTACGAACCCGTGACATTTTAGACATGACTGACGTTCTGTAGCACAATCTAGACGGCGGCGGAGTTCTTCAGCCGCCAATGCCAGATTTCTTCTTTCAGATGTTCCTGAGCTTCAGGGAGAAGGGCTTGGTGACGTGCTCGACGGACCACCTGCTGATTCTGTGGAAGGACGGGGAGAGGCAGTCCCGGCTGCGCAGCCAGGCGCTGTTCCAGAAGCTGGAGGAGAACGGAGGACTCTGAAAACGAAGCCTTTAGTCAGAAGAGAAGGATGACTATCGTTGCAGACTGACGATTGTTGTTTACATTCATTGGTTGgctagttatttttttattgaggaAAGTTCATTAATTAAAGTGAatgaaaatggttaaaaaaaaacgtattgCTTTTCTTTCCATCATTGTTTGAGATCCATAGAGCTGAATCCTGTTtgaggtgagaaaaaaaaaatccctgcaaatacaaattttagcatttttctttttcagggtGTCCACGATTCCTTAAAACGTTTTAAATCCACGTATTTAAATTTAAggcattaaaatgtctttaattccTAAAAATGTAAGTTGGTCTTAACGATAAGAGTCACagatcttaaattttgttgcaGCAGAACTATTTAATCTCATGTCATTTTCTGTCAGCCAAAGGTTGGAGTCGGGTGCAGACATCCTAACTGCGTTTATACTCCAGGCAAAAAACATTGAAGCTAAAACCTTTGTGTGAAGTTGAGGTTAAGAGAATTTGCAGTGAGAAGCCACTGTTGAGACCCATAAATATCACAATTTATGCTGAACTTGATTATAATACAGGAGAATCTCCCATCCTCCAtttaggtcttaaatttaattcaaggtggcattaaaaaaaagtcttcagttcAACTGCAGATAGCCTGTTCTTAAGCCCAGTGTTAAGAACAGGCTTAACAACCTTTAAGTGAAGATTAAGTGAATCTTCATTTAAAAGATTCACTATTaaatgagtcttttttttttttttttttacagcttacACTGGTGAGTTATGGAGGCAGCTGCCAGAATCCTGCTaagctgttctgtttttattaagtgCACCAATCAGTGCCAAACTAAGCTCGCATATTAAATGTCACACTTTGTAAAGGTGATattgcatgtttatttattcatgaaataaatcatatttctcAAACTGATGGGATATCGTTTTTTTCCCGTTTAgttatgcaaaaacaaagtttatagtttattttctgtttacatttgatGATGTCCAATAGATATAGTTCCCATTTTTACCTGGATCCGCTCCGGCGCTGCTTCTTTTCCTCTAAACCAGAGGTGTCAAAACTATGGCTGGAGGGCCATTTGCAGCTCTTGGGATTATTTTGTGCCGACACCAGGTAAAGATCTTCATATCATCTGTGAAACATGGATGAAAGTGCTGTGGTTTTGGCGATGCCTCCTGGCCAGCTCGCCATAATGAACTCCAGTATGAATTCTGCCATGAGTCAGATTGTGAAGGTGAAAACTGTGAAACCATCTGTAACAAAATGACACCTGAAGCAGGACTGGATGTCAGTGTATCCACCAGAACTTTTATATCTTTTGCTTAAAAAATGAAGTAATTTTGAACATGGAGGTTAACTGGTTAAAACTTTACGAGAGGTAAACTAAAAGAGTAGGTTCGACATCTGCATTGGTGCCAGTGACGTAGCCACTTCATAGTTAAATAATGCTTTATTCATCTCTCacaatactttttttgtttgacagaaaacatcaaaaataagaCATAATGTGGCgagagaaaaatacacaaagctTTCAAAACAATCAGCCATGGCAGAGTTTAGGAAGGTGGAGCGTAAAACTTACAACTATTATGCAAgaggcagtaaaatgtttaaaaacacagtACAATTGTCACgggcaataataataattttttcaaaaatagatttttctcaactctacatatatatatatatatatatatatatatatatatatatatatatatatagaccaCTCTCTGATGATGGTTTTCATCTATAAATGGTGCAAAGCTCAGGGTTGGCACGGCCGTCACTGAAGGCGAAGCCGTCTGTGGTTCTGCTGGGCTAAAAGACACAGAATGCATGTTGCATTCAAGTAGCGGCTGCTCAGTGGAAAAGGCATGGCTGTCTGTGGTCTAAaatctctctctcgctctctctaaAATTTCTAGTTACAGGATAGCAAAAATATCCACTCATGGCCGTGAAACAATCCGAGCTGGACCCGTGTTTCAGGTCGCTGTATTTTTGGACACGATGGAATGAAATGTGAATAACGGGAGCACCGACTGCAGCTTTCTGGCCGATCAACTATCTTTCAcagcctgacctgccaattccaaATTTCACCAAttaattttgtctgaaaagtcacttaatatagcaacaaagtcGCTAAGTTAGCAAACCGTGACCTGATGTGGGGGTCGTCAGCCAGGCTGCGCAAATGGGGGcgatttttaggtttttgtggCGGTAGATAAGATCAGTTTCGCATTTAAGTGTCTTTGGCCAATtgccgatctcccaaaattgaGGAAATCGGTGCCGATTCATCGGTGCACCCCTTAGTAAAtaagaagaaacattaaaagtgaAGAAAGGCAAATGAAAACCAGCGTGTTAGCTGAGTATTTACATGAACAGCAGGTGCATCACGTAGTTTTACAGTGCGGCACAAGCAAAGCACACCCAAACAGCGACACACGACAGGATTAAGGCGTTTTTGTAAGAAAGTGATCATCCTTAAAGTGACAACAAATACAGTGATGTTGGacaaaattgtgtgtgtgtggttttttttaagttgtttgaaACCATGAGCAAAACGAACCAAAAAATGCAACCTTTTAGTTTAAAACCCAGGACCTCTGTGACGGGACGACTGAAGACCATGAAATAACGTCGcagatgtgttttcttttatcctaAAACTCACCCATGACAATTATGGCTTTTCTTGTGATTCACTTTGTATAGACAGCAGGAGCCATTACTATGAATATGCTGTAATATGTAAGGAGACAAGTGAGATATAAGGCACCTATGAGGGAATCTTTGTGCCTTTGGTTGATTCTGCAGTGTGTAACTGTGTAGCTGCAGCCCAGAGGATCACCATCACCGCCATAATCTCCTCTGGCTGCTTAAGTGGTTGCCAATATTTTATCAACTTAAAGGGACCAGAAAATTTGcgtatctgtaaaaaaaaaaaaaaaaaaatcatgtatgAATAAATGTCCAATTATAGAAGAAGTGATTTCTTGCTCACATTTAACTGCTGGTTTGATGTGCAAATCTTTGTTATGTCCACCAGAGGGCATACGTACCATATCCGTGATTTGATCaggttttcttctctcttttttttgtgtgtctttttataaAAAACTCAACTGATTTTTCATTGGTCGTGTTTACGGCTTCAGAGATCTTACTGGGTAACAACTCATGGGTCAGACTGAGCCGCGTTTGTTTGTAAAGACGTGTgacaaatcagaaaataaatggcTGAATGTTCTCAATGTCACAATTGAATTTGTTTGGGGGGTGAGGGAGCTCTATGAGGTCAATTTCCTCCCCAAActactaaaataaaagttttgtccACATAAAACCTGCTCAGATGCTCACAGTTCATTTCTACAGTTTGTGTCACAAAGCTAAAAGTTCGACATTTACCCCGGTACAGTGCATTCTGTTCGTTGAAAGCATCTCCATCGTCCACATCGGCTGCTTTCACACACATTAAAGACGGGAAAGAAGCTAAAGCTGCAGAttctatctttttttctcaGGCTACATGACCTTAAGACGTCCGCAGCACACAGAACAGCCCTTGGTTGTCAGGTTTCATCTACGAGGCTGAACTATCGGCGCACCCCGCTGCTTCCAGAGATCTGTTCTTGGAATCTTCCCTACGACACTCTTCCTGCTCAGGGCTACTGGGGATGCTTACAGTTTGGTCccatatatatgtttttattgtttttttttttttttagatattaagGATGAATAATTCCAGCTGAGCACCATCACAAGTCTGTATCGGACGTTTTAGAGATGCGAACTCACATCTACGAAGAAGCACAATCGCTAGAGATGCTCACCTTTTAGCCAAGCTCTTTTGGAACCACACCCAGATATAAAATGACAAGgtttgaagaaaataataataataataaaaagtaaagagcAAAACGGAGCTCGAAATCCAAAGGTCTTGATTTGCAAAAGTGCAGATTTCCGGCGTGTTACGCTGTATGGTACAGATTGTCAGGTGAGCTGCGAGGTCCAGGCAGTTTCAAAGAGGCGCCAGAACAAAATGCCGGATGACAGCAATTCGGGCTGTCAgatgaaaacttgttttttcttttcccatggCGGTGGAACACCATGTTCAGTTGGAACAAGAAAAGCATCTGAGATTGAAGACGGGATCAGCGCCACAGTGCTCGTCAGTCAGCGATCTCGTTCCTCTCAGGCAGGAAATTGGCCCCGTTTTCTCGCCGTACGCGCTACTTTAGCGCTGCGGCTGAAATGACTAACTGTTTTAGCGTCCGGTCAGGGTCACGGTGCCAGAGAGGAGAGCAGGAAGTCAGGAGGGCGGCGGAGGACGCAGGCTCTTGCACTTCATGTCGTCCAGGTTCTTCCAGTACTTGTAGTTCTCGGACAAATGCTCCATCAGGTTGGGGAGGCTGGCAAAGGCTGCAGCACACAAAGCAGGAGTTGATCAAATATTCACCAAATCGTATTGACACAGGTGTACCATTTGGTGCATTTAAAAGGTAGTTTAAACTTACTAAACACCAGCTAAACCAGGCTGCTAAATATCTTTTAGTCAACACACTCTTCCTTTCTCTCAAGTTACACAATGCAGAtgctctgtctgcactgatgaagatttTCTCTGTTCAAATGCTCAAAATATCTCCAACTGACAACaatataatttacttttttaaagaatttggcTAATAACTCAACTTAACACCGACCACAGTTAGTCCGCCTTACTCCGACTGCAGTTTgcttgcctagaaagtccggttcggttGGGGAGGTTAATGCACAATCCAACTCGACTGATGTGGACAAAAACCTCGGTTTGGCTGAAGTGAAATCTGGTGCAGTACCAGTGAATGCCAAGTGAACTGGAGACCGCTTTCGAGGCAGGTAGCAGACGTcgctcctgaccaaaaacaaccaatcagagccaggaggagggttttagcgctgttAATCAACCTCATGtcctcactgctaaatgtgctattggt
Proteins encoded:
- the wdr41 gene encoding WD repeat-containing protein 41, with translation MLRWILGGREAQNSVEKSPVLCIGEEQPKNCFTELQVLKGHFDIVRFLVQIDDFRFASAGDDGLVLVWNVETGERLQELRGHSQQITAISTFSCGDGFTLLITASSDRSLSLWDPDTGNRVQTISDLQSSVKCLLVLERLSVWLSGGQELCVWDKDFQLLCHRQKHSDTGVAALVELPKNCVAAAVDKEIVIYRLTVSSDSSVLLDEISRCSDHHDQIRALINVNDGMFASGSHSGELILWDSANFWNVAYEHILWEESHPSSQTEIRLATPKPSEMSIQHLTSNGRLILAAVGSGLYVYDVVSKAVVAYRKAAHDSNVLHTMLLSDGELMSCSEDGSVRMWEIQDLPLAAEPASAGFFGMWTFGRSSKQPGPQSKKVLEIPNLRTLELTGDLIGHSGAVQMFLSFREKGLVTCSTDHLLILWKDGERQSRLRSQALFQKLEENGGL